Within Stella humosa, the genomic segment ATGCACCCATCGCTCGCGCATCCAGCCCTTTGGGTTGTCGCGCAGGAAGACGTAGGCGCCCCACGCCTCCTCCGACATGGCGGGCGGGTCGAGTGGGCGGGCGATGTGGGCCTCGCCGCCATTGGCGAACTCCGTCTCCTCGCGCGGGCCGCACCAGGGGCAGGGAATCAGCAGCATGTCCGGGCTCTCAATGGGCGACCGCGGCGGCGCCATGCTCATCGATGAGGGCGCCGGAGGCAAAGCGGTCGAGGCGGAACGGGGCGTTGAGCGGATGCGGCTCGCCGGTGGCGATGGTGTGGGCGAAGACCCAGCCGGAGCCGGGAGTCGCCTTGAAGCCGCCCGTACCCCAGCCGCAATTGATGAACAGGCCGTCGACCGGCGTGCGGCCGATGATCGGCGAGGCGTCCGGGCAGACATCGACGATGCCGCCCCAGGTGCGCATCATGCGCAGCCGGCTGAAGATCGGGAACAGCTCCAGCAGCGCACCCATCTGGTGCTCGATGACGTGGAACGAGCCGCGCTGGGCGTAGGAATTGAAGGCGTCGATCCCCGCCCCCATCACCAGTTCCCCCTTGTCGGACTGGCTGACATAGACATGGACGGCGTTCGACATGACGACGCAGTCCAGGATCGGCTTGATCGGCTCGGACACCAGCGCCTGGAGCGGGTGCGACTGCACCGGCAGGCGGAACCCCGCCATCGCGGCCAGGACGGAGGAATGGCCGGCCGTCACCAGGCCCACCCGGCCCGCGCGGATCGGGCCGCGCGTCGTCTGGACGCCGGTCACGCGCCCGCCCTCGACGTCGATGCCCGTCACCTCGCAGTTCTGGATAATGTCGACGCCGCGGGCATCCGCGCCGCGCGCATAGCCCCAGGCGACGGCATCATGCCGGGCGACGCCACCGCGGCGCTGCAAGGTGGCGCCCAGCACTGGATGGCGGCGGCGGGCGTCGATGTCGATGATCGGACAGAACTCGCGCACCTCCTCCGGCGACAGCCATTCGGCGTCGATGCCGTTCAGCCGGTTCGCCTGCACCCGGCGCACGCCCTCGCGCACGTCATGCAGCGTGTGGGCGAGGTTCAGCACTCCGCGCTGGCTCAGCATGACGTTGAGGTTGAGGTCGGCCGACAGCCCCTCCCACAGCTTCAGGGAGTGCTCGTAGAGGTGCGCGCTCTCGTCCCACAGGTAGTTGGAGCGGATGATCGTCGTGTTGCGGCCGGTATTGCCGCCGCCGAGCCAGCCCTTTTCCAGCACCGCGACATTGGTGATGCCGTGGTTCTTGGCCAAATAATAGGCCGTCGCCAGCCCATGACCGCCACCGCCGACGATGATCGCGTCATAGGAATCGCGCGGGGCGGCGTCGCGCCAATAGGCCGGCCAACTGCGGTGCCGGTCGAGCGCGTTGAGCGCCAACTGAAAGAACGAAAAACGCTGCATCCATCCTCGGGCCGCGGGGCGCGGGCGGCCCGAGGGTAGGCGAGCGGAAGCCGGCTGTCTAACGCCCCTTGCGCATCGGCCGATGTGCTATGCGCGGACCCGTTCCACCGGCGGCGGATTGTGGTTTATCGGCCGCACCGTGGACGCCTGGGCGCCCTTGATGCCCTCGCCCTCGGCCACCTCGCAGCGCACCTTGTGCCCGACCTCCAGGCCGCCGAAGCCGTCGTCGACGACGGCGTTGCGATGGAAATAGACCTCCTGCCCGTCGGGCATGCGGACGAAGCCGTAGCCCTCGTGGGCGAATATTCGATCGACGATCCCGTGCGTCGGCACCTCATGCGACTTGACGATCCCGGCCATTCGCTCGGCCTTGTCGGCGAGCTGGCGGCGGGCGGCCTCGAACGCATCGTTGATGGCGTGGTAGACACCTTCGTGCGACTGCGCGTCGTGATGCTCGCGCGCGACCGCGATCTCTCCGCCGGGATAGGTGATGTCGACGCGGACCTTGAAAAGCTTCACGACATTCTGCCGGCGAACCGCCTCGATGGCGACGCGGCAACTGGTGATGCGGTCCTTGAAGCGCGACAGCCGATCGAGTCGGTCTCGCACGCGCGCCTCGACGCTCTCGGAGGAGTCGATGTTGCGGAAGGTGATCTGCAGCGGGATCTGCATGGTTTTCCTCATCTTTAAGGCTGGATGTGATCTGCCTTGCGGGTGGCGCCCGCGCCTTGCCCTGATGACCTCCTGATTTCCATGTCGTTCGGATTGCCCCACTATCAAGACCGCAACCGTCACATTCCGCAGATCCGCGATTCCCGAGGCGCCATGGCGACCGACCCTGTCGAACTCTACCGCAGCGCCATCGTCATCGACGCCAC encodes:
- a CDS encoding sarcosine oxidase subunit delta; the encoded protein is MLLIPCPWCGPREETEFANGGEAHIARPLDPPAMSEEAWGAYVFLRDNPKGWMRERWVHSHGCRRWFNLVRHTVTHEIAQAYPPGAERPALPDQRP
- a CDS encoding sarcosine oxidase subunit beta family protein → MQRFSFFQLALNALDRHRSWPAYWRDAAPRDSYDAIIVGGGGHGLATAYYLAKNHGITNVAVLEKGWLGGGNTGRNTTIIRSNYLWDESAHLYEHSLKLWEGLSADLNLNVMLSQRGVLNLAHTLHDVREGVRRVQANRLNGIDAEWLSPEEVREFCPIIDIDARRRHPVLGATLQRRGGVARHDAVAWGYARGADARGVDIIQNCEVTGIDVEGGRVTGVQTTRGPIRAGRVGLVTAGHSSVLAAMAGFRLPVQSHPLQALVSEPIKPILDCVVMSNAVHVYVSQSDKGELVMGAGIDAFNSYAQRGSFHVIEHQMGALLELFPIFSRLRMMRTWGGIVDVCPDASPIIGRTPVDGLFINCGWGTGGFKATPGSGWVFAHTIATGEPHPLNAPFRLDRFASGALIDEHGAAAVAH
- a CDS encoding HPF/RaiA family ribosome-associated protein gives rise to the protein MQIPLQITFRNIDSSESVEARVRDRLDRLSRFKDRITSCRVAIEAVRRQNVVKLFKVRVDITYPGGEIAVAREHHDAQSHEGVYHAINDAFEAARRQLADKAERMAGIVKSHEVPTHGIVDRIFAHEGYGFVRMPDGQEVYFHRNAVVDDGFGGLEVGHKVRCEVAEGEGIKGAQASTVRPINHNPPPVERVRA